From a region of the Helianthus annuus cultivar XRQ/B chromosome 5, HanXRQr2.0-SUNRISE, whole genome shotgun sequence genome:
- the LOC110941419 gene encoding lon protease 2-like, with amino-acid sequence MAFSQLLPSPSSPYLTHHKNPTLNLSFSPSNFTSTPLPHPNSHHRRHHRHRKLTSTATVHCQSEKHETNIPPQNDVVELPLFPLPLVLFPGAILPLQIFEYRYRIMMHTLLQTDLRFGVIYTDATTGTADVGCVGEVVKHERLVDDRFFIICKGQERFRVTRIVRTKPYLVAEVVWLEDRPSGNGEEDLEGLASEVESHMKDVIRLSNRLNGKPEKEAGDLRRNLFPTPFSFFVGSTFEGAPREQQALLELEDTMVRLKREKETLRNTLNYLSAASAVKDVFPSSSS; translated from the coding sequence ATGGCTTTCTCTCAACTCCTCCCTTCCCCTTCTTCCCCTTACCTCACCCACCACAAAAACCCCACCTTAAACCTCTCATTTTCACCGTCTAATTTCACTtcaacccccctcccccacccaaACTCCCACCACCGTCGTCATCACCGTCACCGGAAACTAACCTCCACCGCCACCGTCCACTGCCAATCGGAAAAACACGAAACCAACATTCCCCCTCAAAACGACGTCGTGGAGCTCCCACTATTCCCCCTCCCACTCGTCCTCTTCCCGGGTGCAATCCTCCCTTTACAAATCTTCGAATACCGCTACCGAATCATGATGCACACTCTCCTCCAAACCGACCTCCGATTCGGCGTTATTTACACCGATGCCACCACCGGAACCGCTGACGTAGGCTGCGTGGGCGAAGTCGTAAAACACGAGCGCCTCGTAGACGACCGGTTTTTCATAATCTGCAAAGGTCAAGAGCGGTTTAGGGTTACGAGAATCGTACGGACGAAGCCCTAtctggtggcggaggtggtgtgGTTAGAGGACCGGCCGTCGGGGAACGGTGAGGAGGATTTGGAAGGGCTGGCGAGTGAAGTGGAGAGTCATATGAAGGATGTTATTCGGTTATCGAACCGGTTGAATGGGAAACCGGAGAAGGAGGCTGGGGATTTGAGGAGGAATTTGTTTCCAACGCCGTTCTCGTTCTTCGTTGGGAGTACGTTCGAAGGGGCGCCTCGCGAGCAGCAGGCGTTACTGGAGTTGGAGGATACTATGGTGAGGTTGAAGAGGGAGAAGGAGACTTTGAGGAATACTTTGAATTATTTGTCTGCTGCTTCTGCAGTTAAAGATGTGTTTCCTTCATCAAGTTCTTGA